In Plasmodium chabaudi chabaudi strain AS genome assembly, chromosome: 9, the following proteins share a genomic window:
- a CDS encoding RuvB-like helicase 2, putative: MQINLSNINVSSDGKKERVNIHSHIKGLGVNTNIYMHEEEVNLSDEKYSMFFDNTCGLVGQFKAREAALFLVDLIKNKKLAGKCILLAGPSGSGKSALAIGISREINKKMPFVFLSGSEVYSNEIKKTEVILEAFRKSIHIKIKEEKLVYEGEVVDMVVEENECLYSQNKAKQINAIIITLKTVKGTKSLRLAPKIHEQIVREKIKIGDVIYIEVNTGHVKRLGRCNTYSKEYDIEFDEYVSLPKGDVHKKKEVVQQISLHDIDLANANPTVGEDLASVLNSYLRPKKTEITEKLRVEINKTVNKFLEMGMAEIIPGVLYIDEAHMLDIECFSYLNRAIESPLAPIVIMATNRGICTVKGTDNIEPHGIPVDLLDRLIIIKTFPYTLKEIVQILALRAHTEKINISEDGMNYLAKIGIQSSLRFAMLLLEPSRIIASLEGQSIIDIKHIEQADELFMDAKTSAHRVADQSNKFVN; the protein is encoded by the coding sequence ATGCAGATTAATTTGTCTAACATAAATGTTTCAAGCGATGGGAAAAAAGAGAGGGTAAATATTCATAGCCACATAAAAGGACTTGGagtaaatacaaatatttatatgcatgaAGAGGAAGTAAATTTAAgtgatgaaaaatattcaatgttttttgataatacaTGTGGTTTGGTTGGGCAATTTAAAGCTAGAGAAGCAGCATTATTTCTTGTCGatctaataaaaaataaaaagctaGCTGGTAAGTGTATATTATTAGCGGGCCCAAGTGGAAGCGGTAAAAGTGCATTAGCAATAGGTATAAGTagggaaataaataaaaaaatgccatttgtttttttatcgGGTTCTGAAGTTTATagtaatgaaataaaaaaaacagaagTTATTTTAGAAGCATTTAGAAAaagtatacatataaaaatcaaGGAAGAAAAATTAGTATATGAAGGAGAAGTTGTGGATATGGTTgttgaagaaaatgaatgtttatattcccaaaataaagcaaaacaaattaatgctattataataacattAAAAACTGTTAAGGGTACCAAATCATTAAGATTGGCACCTAAAATACATGAACAAATCGTtagagaaaaaataaaaatcggtgatgttatatatattgaagTAAATACAGGACATGTAAAAAGATTAGGTAGATGTAATACATACTCTAAAGAATATGACATCGAATTTGATGAATACGTTTCATTACCTAAAGGGgatgttcataaaaaaaaggaagtaGTTCAACAAATTTCTTTACATGATATAGATTTGGCTAATGCTAATCCAACCGTTGGTGAAGATTTAGCATCTGTATTAAATTCGTATTTGCGACCTAAAAAAACTGAAATAACTGAAAAATTAAGAGtcgaaataaataaaacagtAAATAAATTTCTTGAAATGGGAATGGCAGAAATTATACCAGGAGTCTTATATATAGATGAAGCTCATATGCTAGACATTGAATGTTTTTCTTACTTAAATAGAGCTATCGAATCTCCATTAGCTCCTATAGTCATTATGGCAACAAATAGAGGTATATGTACTGTCAAAGGGACAGATAATATTGAGCCCCATGGTATACCAGTAGATTTATTAGACCGactaattattataaaaacatttccATATACATTAAAAGAGATAGTGCAAATATTAGCATTACGAGCACATacagaaaaaattaatattagtGAAGATGGGATGAATTATCTAGCAAAAATTGGTATTCAATCATCTTTACGATTTGCTATGCTATTGCTAGAACCATCTAGAATTATAGCTAGTTTAGAAGGGCAATCCATTATTGATATTAAACATATTGAACAGGCAGATGAATTGTTTATGGATGCTAAAACATCGGCTCATAGAGTAGCTGATCAATCTAACAAATTtgttaattaa
- a CDS encoding apicoplast ribosomal protein S15 precursor, putative yields MRTIKLCLNFLLLLCQLLFFKIKPLNGFHTGSGKVYFYYDYGPVANSPNFIIQNKNIHKGKYIYHGKRLERLRATENALPPPVKDSTTSTNTIGKKEKQKSEIDNILKESENITMGRSFSFSSDLLSIKPELLKELITQKYRKMFERHDKDCGSSEIQIIILTFKIYFLTEHMKKNKKDFACLRGLFKCVSKRRKLLVYLGRKDREMFNKITDYFKIKKPLLPGTAEYYSKDLKYIHFNNTKRFKNNSEKKKKDKTKNKKVQTDKIIFGN; encoded by the exons atgagaACAATAAAACTATGTTTAAACTttctattattactatgccaattattattttttaaaatcaaGCCCTTAAATGGATTTCATACTg GGAGTGGgaaagtatatttttattatgattatGGCCCAGTTGCAAACTCaccaaattttataatccaaaataaaaatatacacaaagggaaatatatatatcatggAAAACGATTAGAAAGATTGAGAGCCACTGAAAATGCATTACCACCCCCTGTTAAGGATAGTACAACTAGTACCAATACTattggaaaaaaagaaaaacaaaaatcagaaattgataatattttaaaagaaagtgaaaatataactatGGGACGTTCCTTTTCCTTTAGCTCAGATCTTTTATCTATCAAGCcg GAACTACTAAAAGAACTAATTACCCAAAAGTACAGGAAAATGTTTGAGAGACATGATAAGGATTGTGGAAGTAGtgaaatacaaataattattttaacatttaaaatttattttttaacggaacatatgaagaaaaataaaaaa gaTTTTGCATGTTTACGAGGACTGTTCAAATGTGTTAGTAAACGAAGAAAGCTACTTGTATATTTAGGAAGGAAAGATCGAGAAatgtttaataaaattacagactattttaaaatcaaaaaacCTTTATTACCTGGAACAGCAGAATATTATTCTAAGGATTTGaaatatatccattttaataacacaaaaagatttaaaaataatagtgaaaaaaagaaaaaagataaaacgaaaaacaaaaaagttCAAACTGATAAAATCATATTTggaaattaa
- a CDS encoding exonuclease, putative — MILLIGLIIWLINGMVYSVYGIKHMYYVKPIDGNIHMLNRKNNRFPNRKHKSKEYNKLYGIPRMYKWLTSYYPTVREELINDGEKKKVDIFYIDMNGVIHHCTHANKDALPIYDEHELFSNILHYLKNLFYLIKPQKLVYIGVDGVSPKAKMNQQRKRRFLSLFKIHDNSNTPNLFNPNCITTGTDFMYKINLTLNKWFKILKKKKVFNFDIIYSGSDVAGEGEHKILKFIRENCKNDSNFKNWNHCIYGLDADLIMLSLVTHLNNIFILRDKFKLTNDSSHNNIVDTIEKVQYEFNVNSNSDSTEADNNEKEISTNSELKETDQSEENKNISNEEPLNNYFNKIHKYTHDYYLHYDELNSYDFEILDIYKLRSSIKTQIATYINKLKKEKNIIFSINRVIDDIVFLSFLVGNDFLPHIPNIDINEGSMNEILNSYIFYIYKYSNYITYKDKVHIERLKIILKILSGQEFQYFKKRGVNENIPEFTDEQKYKSYYYFHKFGVSDPKQIQQIVKKYIEGLFWNLHYYHFGCASWHWEYPYHYAPLCSDLLSFEKSDFFFEKGKPYSAYTHLISVLPQKDKNLLPDAYKNVYAEDEVKSFFPDNVKIDPNGKKETWEYIVHLPFINCNMINKIVNEKSKKISRLKYKLRELNGREHRY, encoded by the exons ATGATCTTACTTATTGGACTTATAATATGGCTAATCAATGGAATGGTATATTCGGTATATGGGATAAAACATATGTACTATGTAAAGCCAATAGATGggaatatacatatgttaaatagaaaaaataacagaTTTCCAAATAGAAAACATAAAAgtaaagaatataataaattatatggaATACCAAGAATGTATAAATGGCTAACCTCTTATTATCCAACAGTTAGAGAAGAATTAATTAATGatggagaaaaaaaaaaagttgatattttttatatagatATGAATGGTGTTATTCATCATTGTACTCATGCTAATAAAGACGCATTACCTATATATGATGAGcatgaattattttctaatattttacattatttaaaaaatttattttatttgataaagCCACAAAAATTAGTATATATTGGTGTTGATGGTGTTTCACCAAAAGCTAAAATGAATCAACAACGGAAAAGAAGATTTTTaagtttatttaaaattcatgataattcaaatactccaaatttatttaatccTAACTGTATAACAACAGGAACAGATTTTATGTACAAGATAAATTTAACTCTAAATAAATGgttcaaaattttaaaaaagaaaaaagtcTTTAACtttgatattatatattctgGTTCGGATGTGGCAGGCGAAGGGGAACACAAAATTTTGAAGTTCATTAGGGAG AATTGCAAGAACGATAGCAACTTCAAAAATTGGAACCATTGCATCTATGGATTGGACGCCGATTTAATTATGTTATCTCTGGTTACACATCtaaataacatttttattttgcgAGATAAATTTAAGCTAACTAATGATTCGTCGCATAACAATATAGTGGATACTATTGAAAAGGTGCAATATGAATTTAATGTCAATAGTAATTCAGATTCAACTGAGGctgataataatgaaaaagaaatatcaACAAATAGCgaattaaaagaaacaGATCAATCtgaggaaaataaaaatatatcaaatgaaGAACCacttaataattattttaataaaatacataaatatacacatgattattatttacactatgatgaattaaatagttatgactttgaaatattagatatatataaacttaGAAGTTCAATTAAAACACAAATAgctacatatataaataaattaaaaaaagaaaaaaatattatttttagtatAAATAGAGTAATAGATgatattgtatttttatcatttcttGTTGGTAATGATTTTTTACCACATATACCAAATATAGATATTAATGAAGGTTCAAtgaatgaaatattaaattcttatattttttatatttataaatattctaattatataacataCAAAGATAAAGTACATATAGAGCGtctaaaaattattttaaaaattttaagtgGTCAAGAATTTCAGTATTTCAAAAAACGAGGagttaatgaaaatattcctGAATTTACTGatgaacaaaaatataagtcatattattattttcacaaaTTTGGTGTCAGTGATCCTAAGCAAATACAgcaaattgtaaaaaaatacatcgAGGGTTTATTTTGGAATTTGCACTATTATCACTTTGGATGTGCAAGTTGGCATTG GGAATATCCATACCACTATGCCCCCCTATGTAGCGACTTGCTAAGTTTTGAAAAGTCtgactttttttttgaaaag gGAAAACCATATTCAGCCTATACCCACTTAATTAGTGTGCTTCCACAGAAGGACAAAAACCTCCTTCCAGATGCATATAA AAATGTTTATGCAGAAGATGAAGTAAAATCCTTTTTTCCTGATAACGTTAAAATCGACCCCAATGGAAAGAA AGAGACTTGGGAATACATAGTCCATTTGCCATTCATAAATTgtaatatgataaataaaattgttaatgaaaagagcaaaaaaatatcgagACTCAAATATAAGTTAAG aGAACTAAATGGGCGAGAGCACCGATACTAg